In a genomic window of Trichoderma atroviride chromosome 4, complete sequence:
- a CDS encoding uncharacterized protein (EggNog:ENOG41), whose amino-acid sequence MDLMKSAGRYTRTACFPCRHSKRRCDKSLPACQLCIRKGVECSYPTRRAQKYVVLPQSSETVQTTAPTRDNSTTSGVARSSESASLERQGSLEASHATDIVQSFATATAIQFIAPRIFRDAHLEIPRINIAIPKDVAAHVGDLGQLHDIYATFSSQAVIWTPVIFRKRFFNIALNPLSPRRTEGVLMCLCMKLYCTPAPSYEDDGKRTLYKIVKEFYAEVEATGIMSVCILQSALLIAVYEIGNAIYPAAYMTVGNCARYGVALGLDKLMVSLTGEGNLGKPWMEIEEMRRVWWGILILDRFLNLGNPSRCLTTKDPAYDDYLPVDDWIFLDVTARPQDNIKISAAFTLRMGPFARLAQATYLVNQALNLVSPLPTQDQQVDSFDVGKESAQLRRTIEALVYLTKTEFDFRDLVTCCQAAISYCAILLLQEHHWQRVRISSTEEACFHLFAESRHTLEILTKMATSMRKDAQEGRTLDEEFPVFLTQVIYQAALATIEMGQGNPDEQLRERLETFKWLLEHMRPKWRVAGIYLSILQSKEVMLAAAL is encoded by the exons ATGGATCTCATGAAAAGTGCTGGCCGCTATACGCGGACCGCCTGCTTCCCCTGCCGCCACAGCAAGAGACGCTGCGACAAGTCTCTACCGGCATGCCAGCTATGTATTCGGAAAGGGGTCGAATGCAGCTATCCAACTCGCCGAGCCCAGAAATATGTTGTGCTGCCGCAATCCAGCGAGACGGTCCAAACCACTGCGCCTACGAGAGATAACTCGACAACCAGTGGAGTAGCTCGCAGCAGTGAGTCGGCTTCACTGGAGCGACAAGGATCCTTGGAAGCCTCACATGCAACGGACATTGTCCAGTCGTTTGCTACGGCTACGGCTATCCAGTTTATTGCACCAAGGATCTTTCGCGACGCACACTTGGAGATTCCACGGATTAACATTGCCATTCCCAAGGATGTTGCTGCTCACGTTGGGGATTTGGGACAGCTTCATGATATTTACGCCACGTTTTCTTCGCAAGCTGTCATATGGACGCCGGTAATCTTCCGGAAGAGGTTTTTCAACATTGCGCTCAACCCACTATCTCCACGACGGACTGAAGGCGTCTTGATGTGCTTGTGTATGAAACTGTACTGCACACCCGCGCCCTCATACGAGGACGACGGGAAAAGGACGCTTTACAAGATAGTCAAGGAGTTCTACGCTGAAGTGGAAGCCACTGGAATCATGTCTGTTTGTATTTTGCAGTCGGCTCTGCTGATTGCTGTCTACGAGATTGGCAATGCAATCTACCCTGCCGCATATATGACCGTTGGAAACTGTGCTCGGTACGGTGTCGCTTTAGGTCTGGATAAGTTGATGGTCAGCTTGACAGGAGAAGGTAACTTGGGCAAGCCTTGGATGGAAATAGAAGAAATGAGACGAGTTTGGTGGGGAATACTCATATTAGATCG GTTTCTCAACCTTGGAAACCCTTCGAGGTGCCTAACAACGAAAGATCCAGCGTATGATGATTACCTCCCAGTGGATGATTGGATATTTTTGGACGTT ACAGCAAGACCCCAAGACAACATCAAAATATCTGCCGCATTTACTCTCAGGATGGGCCCATTCGCCAGATTAGCCCAAGCCACGTACTTGGTAAACCAGGCTCTCAATCTTGTATCGCCTCTTCCTACACAAGATCAGCAAGTGGATTCATTCGATGTTGGAAAGGAAAGTGCACAGCTACGCCGCACAATTGAGGCACTAGTCTATCTAACCAAGACGGAATTCGACTTTCGCGACTTGGTAACTTGCTGCCAAGCTGCAATTTCGTATTG TGCCATACTGTTGCTCCAAGAGCACCACTGGCAGCGAGTGCGCATTAGCTCAACCGAAGAGGCGTGCTTTCATCTGTTTGCAGAGTCTCGGCATACACTTGAGATcttgacgaagatggcgacttCTATGCGGAAGGATGCACAAGAGGGAAGAACCTTGGATGAGGAATTTCCAGTGTTTCTCACGCAAGTCATTTATCAGGCAGCGCTGGCGACCATTGAAATGGGCCAAGGAAATCCGGATGAGCAGCTCAGGGAAAGACTTGAAACATTCAAGTGGCTACTTGAACACATGCGGCCGAAGTGGCGGGTAGCAG GTATATATTTATCCATTCTGCAGTCCAAAGAGGTcatgcttgctgctgctctttaG